A single region of the Prevotella sp. HUN102 genome encodes:
- a CDS encoding RNA methyltransferase: protein MRKLRTIEMNRLSLEEFKEASKLPLIVVLDDVRSLHNVGSVFRSGDAFRIEAVYLCGITATPPNAEIHKTALGGEDSVDWKYFENTEDAVQELHDKGYFVYSVEQVEGSTKLQSLNVHHPSPSARFAVVFGNEVKGVKQSVVDRCDGCLEIPQFGTKHSLNVSVTAGIVMWEFARKLFLDKG from the coding sequence ATGAGAAAACTACGCACCATAGAAATGAATCGCTTGTCCTTGGAAGAGTTCAAGGAGGCAAGCAAGTTGCCACTCATCGTGGTTTTGGACGACGTGCGCTCGCTGCACAACGTGGGGAGCGTATTCCGTTCCGGTGACGCTTTCCGCATAGAGGCCGTGTATCTCTGTGGCATCACGGCGACGCCTCCAAATGCCGAAATCCACAAGACGGCACTCGGTGGCGAGGATTCCGTGGACTGGAAGTATTTCGAGAATACGGAAGATGCCGTACAGGAACTTCACGACAAGGGATATTTCGTGTATAGCGTGGAGCAGGTGGAAGGGTCTACGAAGTTGCAGAGCCTGAACGTCCACCATCCGTCGCCCTCTGCCCGCTTCGCCGTAGTGTTCGGCAACGAGGTAAAAGGCGTGAAGCAGAGCGTAGTGGACAGGTGCGACGGCTGTCTGGAAATACCACAGTTCGGCACGAAGCATTCGCTCAACGTGAGCGTTACGGCAGGAATCGTGATGTGGGAATTTGCCAGAAAGCTGTTTCTCGATAAAGGATAA
- a CDS encoding helix-turn-helix domain-containing protein: protein MYLKGYKQLNQEQRYTIAQLLKRGASLREIARTIEVSVGTVSREIKRNKSKYTYRAAYAHMLARERIQWRQHPRWFTANLGWLRKKHSSYHWQCCVLR, encoded by the coding sequence ATATATCTGAAAGGATACAAGCAACTGAATCAAGAGCAAAGATACACAATTGCTCAATTACTCAAGCGCGGAGCAAGCCTACGAGAAATAGCTCGTACGATTGAAGTTTCCGTTGGTACTGTTAGTCGTGAAATCAAACGAAATAAGAGCAAGTACACTTATCGTGCTGCATATGCCCATATGCTCGCTAGAGAGCGTATTCAATGGAGACAACACCCTCGATGGTTCACGGCTAATTTGGGATGGTTACGAAAAAAACATTCATCTTATCATTGGCAATGTTGTGTTCTTCGCTGA
- a CDS encoding SufE family protein gives MTINEAQDQVIEEFSDFEDWMDKYQMLIDLGNDLEALDAQYKNEQNLIDGCQSRVWLQCDMEDGRLVFTADSDALITKGIIALLIRVMSGHTPKEIIDADLYFIDKIGLRQHLSPTRSNGLLSMVKKIKAYAIAFSV, from the coding sequence ATGACGATAAACGAAGCACAAGATCAGGTTATAGAAGAGTTCTCTGACTTTGAGGACTGGATGGACAAGTACCAGATGCTCATTGATCTGGGAAATGATTTGGAAGCACTGGATGCACAATACAAGAACGAGCAGAACCTCATAGACGGCTGTCAGAGCCGTGTATGGCTGCAATGCGATATGGAGGACGGCCGTCTCGTGTTTACTGCCGATTCGGATGCGCTGATCACGAAGGGTATCATTGCCCTGCTCATTCGCGTGATGAGCGGGCATACGCCAAAGGAAATCATCGATGCCGACCTCTATTTCATCGACAAAATCGGTCTGCGCCAGCACTTGAGTCCTACTCGCAGCAACGGTCTGCTCTCGATGGTAAAGAAAATCAAGGCATACGCCATTGCGTTCAGCGTGTAG
- a CDS encoding peptidase U32 family protein, with amino-acid sequence MDIQEFEIMAPVGSRESLAAAIQAGAGSIYFGIGQLNMRSHSANHFTIDDLKEIAETCNERGIKTYLTVNTVIYGEDISTMHEIIDAAKEANITAAIVSDVAVMVYCRQVGMEVHLSTQLNISNIEALKFYAQFADVAVLARELNMEQVAEIYRQIEEQDVRGPHGELVRIEMFCHGAFCMAISGKCYMSLHDSNRSANRGQCTQICRRSYTVTDNETGNQLEIDNKYIMSPKDLKSVRFIDKMMKAGVRVFKIEGRARGPEYVHEVVTCYKEAIQSVLDGTFTEEKKDAWDERLSTVFNRGFWDGYYQGQKMGEWTKNYGNKATEKKVLVGKVIKYFAKLGVAEVAVEASEIAVKNDILITGTTTGVQKFTLDEIRYELEPVEKAEKGWRVSIPVPEKVRPNDKVYRLDKVEFKD; translated from the coding sequence ATGGATATACAAGAATTTGAAATAATGGCACCTGTCGGCTCTCGGGAAAGTCTCGCGGCAGCCATACAGGCAGGAGCCGGCTCCATCTACTTCGGCATCGGACAGCTCAATATGAGGTCGCATTCGGCCAACCACTTCACGATAGACGACCTGAAGGAGATTGCCGAAACCTGCAACGAACGGGGAATAAAGACTTACCTTACCGTAAACACCGTGATCTACGGCGAGGACATCAGCACGATGCACGAGATTATAGATGCGGCGAAGGAGGCAAACATCACGGCTGCCATCGTGAGCGACGTTGCCGTGATGGTGTATTGCCGTCAGGTGGGTATGGAAGTGCATCTCTCCACGCAGCTCAACATCTCCAATATCGAGGCATTGAAGTTCTATGCTCAGTTTGCCGACGTTGCCGTGCTGGCGCGCGAGCTGAATATGGAGCAGGTGGCAGAGATTTACAGACAGATAGAGGAACAGGATGTGCGCGGACCACACGGAGAGCTGGTGCGCATAGAAATGTTCTGCCACGGAGCTTTCTGTATGGCGATTTCAGGAAAATGCTATATGAGCCTGCACGACTCAAACCGTTCTGCCAACCGGGGACAATGCACACAGATCTGCCGTCGCTCCTATACCGTTACGGACAATGAAACGGGCAATCAGCTCGAGATAGACAACAAGTACATTATGAGCCCGAAGGACTTGAAGAGCGTGCGCTTCATAGACAAGATGATGAAAGCCGGCGTGCGCGTGTTCAAGATTGAGGGACGTGCCCGTGGTCCGGAGTATGTTCACGAGGTGGTAACGTGCTACAAGGAGGCCATCCAAAGCGTTCTGGACGGCACGTTCACGGAAGAAAAGAAGGATGCGTGGGACGAACGGCTCTCAACTGTGTTCAACCGTGGTTTCTGGGACGGATACTATCAGGGACAGAAGATGGGCGAATGGACGAAGAACTACGGCAACAAGGCTACGGAGAAGAAGGTGCTCGTGGGCAAGGTAATCAAGTATTTCGCCAAATTGGGCGTGGCAGAGGTGGCTGTGGAGGCGTCTGAAATCGCAGTCAAGAACGATATTCTCATTACAGGGACGACCACGGGCGTACAGAAATTCACGCTCGACGAAATCCGTTACGAGCTTGAACCGGTGGAAAAGGCCGAAAAGGGATGGCGTGTTTCTATTCCCGTTCCCGAAAAGGTGCGACCCAACGACAAGGTGTACCGACTGGATAAGGTGGAGTTTAAGGATTGA
- a CDS encoding acyltransferase family protein, with protein MPERKTWIDLLRGFCMLAILLDHTEIYYTGDNLIDYDFYVVNVLVVFFFLSGYLFYKEKGFRLRSKLVSVARGIVMPYFIFTTLIAVPKALVHGRDIPDAFFGIISGQASWFIAALILAEICFALLLWISRGKTIVLSAASVLSFITCILLSDYPELYWQLENACMALPILYLGYLYHRHEKVFHRFNTPSYSSFFLILLIVLKIYEHRNGVNLMIEPVQVNNWLLFVIDSLLSLLFLLTLAKQLSRMRWLEWIGARSIVYYFCAGGVPLLVSKGLQKANMGFSGEYYQVMIAFLLVCVFTTIITWFVYRYVPFITGRKQRKG; from the coding sequence ATGCCTGAAAGAAAGACTTGGATAGACCTTCTCCGTGGTTTCTGTATGCTGGCAATATTGCTTGATCATACTGAAATCTATTATACTGGCGACAATCTCATCGACTATGATTTCTATGTGGTCAATGTGCTTGTCGTCTTTTTCTTTCTCTCGGGCTATCTTTTCTACAAGGAAAAAGGCTTTCGGTTGCGTTCCAAGCTCGTTTCCGTTGCACGTGGAATCGTTATGCCCTATTTCATCTTTACGACCCTTATAGCCGTTCCGAAGGCGTTGGTACACGGCAGAGACATCCCCGATGCGTTCTTCGGCATCATATCCGGACAGGCATCTTGGTTCATTGCCGCACTTATATTGGCCGAAATATGTTTTGCACTTCTTCTGTGGATAAGTCGTGGCAAAACTATTGTATTATCCGCAGCATCCGTCCTCTCGTTCATAACCTGCATCTTGTTATCGGATTATCCCGAACTTTATTGGCAGTTGGAGAATGCCTGTATGGCGTTGCCAATCCTTTATCTGGGCTATCTCTACCATCGACACGAGAAAGTTTTCCACCGTTTCAACACCCCATCATACTCATCCTTTTTCTTAATACTTCTAATTGTTTTAAAGATATATGAGCATAGGAACGGCGTGAACCTGATGATAGAGCCGGTTCAGGTTAATAACTGGCTTCTTTTCGTCATCGACAGCCTCCTCTCTCTGCTCTTTCTCCTCACGCTTGCCAAGCAGTTGTCGCGTATGCGATGGTTGGAATGGATAGGAGCGCGCAGCATCGTCTATTATTTCTGCGCCGGTGGAGTGCCGCTTTTGGTGTCGAAAGGCCTTCAGAAAGCAAATATGGGCTTTTCGGGGGAATATTATCAGGTAATGATAGCCTTTCTTTTGGTCTGTGTCTTCACTACCATTATTACTTGGTTCGTTTATCGCTACGTGCCGTTTATCACGGGGAGAAAACAGAGAAAGGGATAA